The genomic interval TTTCATTTTACTGAAGTCCGGGGATAGTTCATTTAATCTTTTGCGGCTTTTTAAGGCAACAAGTGTTTTAACCCGGCTGGTACTTGAATTCAGAATTTCAGGCTGCATAAGATCATCTTGCTTTAACCCAAGCGTTTTCAGGACATGGCCAACCATTTCCTTGCTTAACATTTTAATTTTTGCTTTGGGCTGGGTAATGGAAATTGCCCCGGTTTTTGGGACATGGGCCGAGACTGTACCGCTTAACGTATCAATCAGGACATTTGTTTTATTTATTTTTCCGTGTTTGCGGAGCAGCCACAATGCCCCGATTGTGGCATGGCCACACATTTCCATTTCATGCTCGGGCACAAAAAACCGAAACCGGTAATCCACCCCGTCATGCAGGTCTGCCGGCATCACAAAACCGCTTTCCAGGCCATATTTTTCGGCAATTGCCTTCATTTCATCATCGGTTAAACCCGCCGCATCCAGAACTGTCGGCGCCGGGTTTCCCCCCTCTTTAGAATTTGGAAAAACACGAACTATTTCCACTACAGTTTTAGTCACTTTAAAAAAACCTTTCCAATTCAAAAATCAATTGCCCACTTTATAGCAGTGATCGGGTCAAATTACGTCCCGAAAAAATATTACATGCTGAAACATTT from Emcibacteraceae bacterium carries:
- a CDS encoding PhzF family phenazine biosynthesis protein, with product MTKTVVEIVRVFPNSKEGGNPAPTVLDAAGLTDDEMKAIAEKYGLESGFVMPADLHDGVDYRFRFFVPEHEMEMCGHATIGALWLLRKHGKINKTNVLIDTLSGTVSAHVPKTGAISITQPKAKIKMLSKEMVGHVLKTLGLKQDDLMQPEILNSSTSRVKTLVALKSRKRLNELSPDFSKMKEVCEMIGSTGLYPFAVGESETIVHARQFPRSSGYPEDAATGIAASALAFGLLEWGLVTRKEKVFIRQGEAMGRASEIIISFDEDDINGGCWIHGNCELDKAP